The following proteins are co-located in the Apium graveolens cultivar Ventura chromosome 5, ASM990537v1, whole genome shotgun sequence genome:
- the LOC141724170 gene encoding axial regulator YABBY 1-like isoform X1, translating into MSSSTISPPDHHNFSPSDQLCYVNCSFCDTVLAVSVPCSSLFRTVTVRCGHCTNLFTVNMRTLLLPPPNHLHQLGNSLFSPQTHAEEIRSSASNMLMNQTCSPADSLIPNIRGGINELPKPPASNRPPEKRQRVPSAYNRFIKEEIQRIKAGNPDISHREAFSAAAKNWAHFPNIHFGLLPEQSVKKTNVCQQEGDDVLMKEGYLSAAANVGVSPY; encoded by the exons ATGTCATCTTCAACTATTTCCCCACCGGACCACCACAACTTCTCACCCTCCGACCAGCTTTGTTATGTCAACTGCTCTTTCTGTGATACTGTCCTTGCG GTGAGTGTTCCTTGCTCCAGTTTATTCAGGACTGTTACGGTTCGATGCGGCCACTGCACTAATCTCTTCACTGTGAATATGAGAACCCTGCTTCTTCCTCCACCTAATCACCTTCATCAGCTTGGAAACTCTTTGTTTTCTCCTCAAACTCACGCG GAGGAGATTCGAAGTTCAGCATCTAATATGCTCATGAATCAAACCTGCAGTCCTGCTGACTCTCTTATTCCTAATATTCGAGGAGGTATCAATGAACTTCCTAAACCTCCAGCAAGTAACAGAC CTCCAGAGAAACGACAGAGAGTCCCATCTGCTTACAACCGCTTCATCAA GGAAGAGATCCAACGCATCAAAGCCGGAAATCCTGATATCAGTCACAGAGAGGCTTTTAGCGCAGCTGCAAAAAAT TGGGCCCACTTTCCTAACATTCACTTTGGACTTTTGCCTGAACAATCCGTGAAGAAAACTAATGTATGCCAACAG GAAGGAGATGATGTACTGATGAAAGAAGGATATCTATCTGCAGCTGCTAATGTTGGTGTGTCCCCATATTAA
- the LOC141724170 gene encoding axial regulator YABBY 1-like isoform X2, with protein MSSSTISPPDHHNFSPSDQLCYVNCSFCDTVLAVSVPCSSLFRTVTVRCGHCTNLFTVNMRTLLLPPPNHLHQLGNSLFSPQTHAEEIRSSASNMLMNQTCSPADSLIPNIRGAPEKRQRVPSAYNRFIKEEIQRIKAGNPDISHREAFSAAAKNWAHFPNIHFGLLPEQSVKKTNVCQQEGDDVLMKEGYLSAAANVGVSPY; from the exons ATGTCATCTTCAACTATTTCCCCACCGGACCACCACAACTTCTCACCCTCCGACCAGCTTTGTTATGTCAACTGCTCTTTCTGTGATACTGTCCTTGCG GTGAGTGTTCCTTGCTCCAGTTTATTCAGGACTGTTACGGTTCGATGCGGCCACTGCACTAATCTCTTCACTGTGAATATGAGAACCCTGCTTCTTCCTCCACCTAATCACCTTCATCAGCTTGGAAACTCTTTGTTTTCTCCTCAAACTCACGCG GAGGAGATTCGAAGTTCAGCATCTAATATGCTCATGAATCAAACCTGCAGTCCTGCTGACTCTCTTATTCCTAATATTCGAGGAG CTCCAGAGAAACGACAGAGAGTCCCATCTGCTTACAACCGCTTCATCAA GGAAGAGATCCAACGCATCAAAGCCGGAAATCCTGATATCAGTCACAGAGAGGCTTTTAGCGCAGCTGCAAAAAAT TGGGCCCACTTTCCTAACATTCACTTTGGACTTTTGCCTGAACAATCCGTGAAGAAAACTAATGTATGCCAACAG GAAGGAGATGATGTACTGATGAAAGAAGGATATCTATCTGCAGCTGCTAATGTTGGTGTGTCCCCATATTAA